Within Thermus sp. CCB_US3_UF1, the genomic segment GCCAGTTCTCGCTGGAAGGTTTCCAGCTCTTCCCCCTTGGGAAGTCTGCCGTGAAGGAGGAGGAAGGTGGTCTCCTCAAAGGTGCTTTTCTCCGCCAGCTCCTGGATGGGGATGCCGTAGTAGTAAAGACGCCCCGCTTCCCCGTCGATGAAGCACATGCGGCTTTCCGTGAACAGAACGCCTTCCAAACCGCGGGCCACTTCCATAGCTTCCTCCTTTTCCGCACCCCAAGGGTGCTTCCTCCCCATCATACAGGGAGGTACAGGGGGGAGGCTCAAAGGGCGTCTTCCTGGAGGATCAGGGTCTTGAGGTAAAGGCTTTCGGGAACGTGCAGGCTCCAGGGGTGGTCCTGGGGCTGGTGGGTGAGGGCGTGGACCCGCAGGCGGGCCCCCCGGTCCGCCGCCGCCCGCCGGGCCACCTCCAACAGGTCTTCCACCTTGAGGTAGTAGCTGCAGGCGGAAAGCCAAAGATAGCCGCCAGGGGCCAGAAGGCGCAGGCCCTCCCGCACCAGGTCCACCAGGTGGCGCTTCATGGGGGGAAGTTCTTCGGGGCGCTTCACCAAGGTGGGCGGGTCCAGGAGGACGTAGTGGAAGGGGCCTTCCAGCCCTTTGAGAACGGCCAGAGCCTCCCCTTGGCGGATGTCCACCCTCAGGCCGGCGCGAAGGGCGGCCCGGTCCAGAACCGCCAGGGCCTCGAGGTCCTTGTCCACCGCCAAGGCGTAGGCCCCCTTACGGGCAGCCCGCAAGGCGAAGCCCCCTACGTAGCTAAACACGTCCAGGACCCGCTCCCCGGGCCGCACCATGGCCTCCAAGAGGCGGCGGTTTTCCCGCTGGTCCAGGTAGAAGCCCGTCTTCTGGGCCAGGGCCAGGGGAATGGGAAAGGTGAGCCCGTCCTCCTCCACCTCCAAGACCTCGGGTACCTCCCCAAAGACCACCCCCACCCGCTCAGGCAGGCCTTCCTGCCGCCTGGCCTCCACGTCACTCCGCTCGTAGACCCCTTGGGGATTCACCGCCTCCAGCAGGGGGGGAAGCCAAACCTCCCGCAGGGCCTCCATCCCCCGGGTGCGCACCTGGAGGACCAGGACCCCGCCGAAGCGGTCCACCACTAGGCCCGGAAGCCCATCCGCCTCCCCGTGGACCAGGCGGTGGTTGGGGCCCAGACCCTCCCGCTTGCGCAAGGCGCGCTGGAAACGCCCCAGGAAAAAACGGCGGTCCAAGGGGCCCCGGTCAAAGCGGTAGGCGCGGAAGGGCACCCGGGAATGGGGGTCAAAATAGCCCACAGCCAGGACCTCCCCGTCCTCGGTCACCGCTTCGGCCACGCCCGCCTCCCCTGGGGCCTCCAAGATCTCGTCCCGATAGAGGTTCGGGTAGAAATTTTTCAGCTTGCGCTCCTTACCCGGGCGCACCACCAGCCGCAACACCCCTCCAGCTTACCCCCAACCCCAGCCCGAAGGCCCCGTGGTATGCTCCTCCCATGAACCGAAAGCGCTGGCTGGCCCTTTTCCTCTTCCTCCTGGTGGTGGCCCTGGCCCTGGTGGGGGTGGGCCGCCTCACCCGGCCCCAGGAAGGGGAGGCGGTCTGGCGGGAAACCCCGGTCTACGGCCAAGGGGAAAGGGTTCTCCTCCTCGAGCTTTCGGGCAGCATTCCCACGGGCAAGGCCCTAGAAGACCTTCTTTCCCAGATCCGCCAGGCCCAGAAGGACCCGGGCATCAAGGCCGCCGTCCTGCACGTGGAAAGCCCCGGGGGCGGGGTCACGGAAACCGAGGCCCTCCATCGGGCCCTCAAGGCCCTGGCCCAGGCCAAGCCCCTGGTGGCCGCCTTCGGCTCGGTGGCCGCTAGCGGGGGGTACTACGTGGCCCTGGCGGCGCGGGAGATCGTTACCCCCCCCACCGCCCTCACCGGCTCCATCGGGGTCATCTCCGTCATCCCCGAGGTAGAGGGACTCCTGGAAAAGCTGGGAATAAGGGTGGAGGTGCTCAAGGAAGGGAAGCTCAAGGACATGGCCTCCGGCCTCAAGCCCCTCACCCCCGAGGAGCGAACCGTCCTCCAGGGCTATATGCGGGAGGCCTACGAGCTCTTCCTGCGCCGGGTAGCGGAAGGACGGAACCTGCCCCTGGAGAAGGTGCGCACCTTGGCCGATGGGCGGATTTATTCCGGGAAACAAGCCGTGGCCCTAGGTCTGGCCGACCGGGAAGGTTATCTGGAGGACGCGGCCAGCCGGGCTGCGGAACTGGCTGGTCTCAAAACCTTCCGCCTGGTGCGCTACCGCAAGCCCAAGGGGCTCCTCGAGGGGCTTTTGGGGGATAGCCTTCCCCTCAGCCTGGCCGGGGGGGAGACCCAGGCCCTTTGGGGGCTTCTGGAAAGGAGCCGCTTCCGCCTGGAATACCGTTACCCCGGAGGGGGTCTATGGTGATCGCCAGCCCCTGGCGCCGCTTGGCGGCCTCCCTCATGGACGGCCTCATCCTGGTGCCCCTTAGCCTTTTCCTCCTGGCGCTCGCGGGCATCCCTCCCCTGGAGGGAGCCCCAGGGTTCTGGGACGATCTGCTTTTCAACTGGCTCCCCAGCTGGGCCTACTACACCGCCTTCACCGCCCTCTACGGGGCCACCCCGGGAAAGATGCTCCTGGGGCTTCGGGTGGTGCGCACCGATGGCCAACCCATGGACTGGACCACCGCCCTCATGCGGGAAGTGGTGGGCAAAACCCTCTCCACCCTTCCCCTCCTTCTCGGCTACCTCTGGGCCTTCTTCCACCCTCGGCGCCAAGCCTGGCACGACCTGATCGCCGACACCCTGGTGGTGCGGTTGGGCCAAGAAAACGCCTAGGCCCCGGATTTACCGGGGCCCCTTTGGTGGGCGATGGTGGACTTGAACCACCGACCTCACGCTTATCAGGCATTTAGAAGGGTTCCGTTATTCTGTGAGGGCTTACGGGAAGTCCCTTCTGTATCGTCACTTACTTCCGGTATAGCATAGGTCTTTCCGGGTATTTCCGAACCCAACTGCAGTAATAACTGCCGTAGTACCCACGTGCACACACCACACACATCCCTTGTAGCAATCCCATGGGCTGACAAGCTATCACCAGGTTACGAGAACAAGGTAAAGCCCCCTGGGGTTATCCAAAACCACACGAATGCTTTCTCCTGCTTGATAGGAAGGTAGCCAGACCAAGGCTGACTCCAGGTATCTGAGGTTCAGGGAAATGGACCCGGTTTGGAGGCTAAGGGCAGGTATCTGGGATATACCTGTTGAGGCAAGGACGCTATCCCTTGGGAAGTGGAGACCCAAAGAAACTCCAGCCGGGGTATCGTCCAAGGCCAGGGAAAGGTGGGTTAGGGTTAGGGTGAGGGGTTCCGCGAGACCAACAAGTCTCTGGTGGGGGCTGAGTTCAGGCCTCTGCCTGCTCTGGTAGACCGCTTCGATCAGACGTTGCTCATATCCCTCGCCATGCCTCAGGTGCATCCAGTAGTGCCAGAGGCTAGAATAGGTGTAGAAGCAACCGTTCAGATATAAGGTGCCCTGGGGTTGAGACGTCAGACACTGCGCGATATCCCTCCAACGCTCTTCTACCCCCATCGCCGCATCCGAACCCACCCTTTTGAGACGGAATAGCTCTGCCTGCCCTTCAGAGAGGAACCCTACGTAAGAGTCGTGGATGCTTTGAGGAGCGTTTCTCCTATAGGCGTGGGCTGCCTGAAGGAGGTGGATGGTCTCGTGGATGATGTTTCGGGGGAACCAAGTGGAAACAAGATAGTCCGTCCCCGACCCCTGGGCACAAGGGAAATAGACTATCTCCGAGCGGTTGGGGTTTGAAGGGTGCAGATCGCTTGAAGAGAAGAAGGCAAACCCAAGCCCCCAACTCTGCGCTATGGTTGTGCTTAGGTAGACAATAACCCTGCGGTTACCGTCAAAATCCGGAGGTTCCCCCATCAGCCGAACCAGCTCTCGGTATACGGGTAGGGTGTTGGCTTCTATCCTCTGGTACTGCTCGGATGTGAAGCACCTGGGGTGCGGTCCACCAGACGGTGAGGCCTCCTCATAGAAGAGGAAACTCTCCCCCTCGTAGGCCAACACGCCCTCGGTATCCACGTACCCTCCCTCCACATACACCCTGAAAGGGCGCCTCTGTTGGGGTGACCTAGGGGGTGCCTGGTAGGGGCTGCCCCATCTCTCTGGGGCAAAGGTAGTTGGGGAAGGCAAGTTATGAGGTGTTAAGCTGCTCGCCGGAAATCCCCCACGCTCTATTCGCACGTTGAAAACGGTATCCCAGTAGTCCTGGTTGGACTGTATAGCCTCTGAGAAGACCATGTTCGGAGTTAGGGCCATAAGGAGGTTCTGTCCAGGAGAGGAAACTTGAACGGTCAGGACGCCCCCCTGAAATTGCTCTGGGCGGTAGTACCAGACTCTAGGCTGGCCAGGTGACATGGCCTGGTTGATAGTGAGTTGTAAACTTTCAGTACGGATTAAAGACCCAGAAGCAGCTCTTAGGGTTAGGACGTACATCCCTGGCGGGGTAGTGCTCTCGGTCTGAAGGGTAAGCGTGTACCTTGAGGGGGTTGTGCCCACATTCACGCGCTCAGGCTGAAGGGTGACGCCGCCTGGTGCTCCTTGAACGCTCAATTCGATGGACCCGCTGAAGCCGCCGGAAGGGTTGACAGTAAGTTGGAGCTGTCCGGACTGGCCTTGGACTAGGCTTAAGGACCTGGGCTCTAGGGCAATAGTGAAGTTAGGTTGGGCAGGGGAGGTAACCGTTAAGCTTAAAGACGCGCTTCGAGCTATGTTCCGGTCAGGGGAAACTGCGCGAAGAGAAAGAGTATACCTTCCGGGCTGAAGGGTCTGGGCCGCAGAAAAGGTCAATACTTGCTGGACAGGAGTTGGACCAGACACGACGAGGCGGTCAGGAGAAAGGAGTATGCCAGAAGGAGCCCCTATGAGTTCAAGGTGAACCTCTCCAGCAAATCCTCCCAAGGGGGTAAGGGTAAGTTGGGCCTGTACCCTACCTCCTTGAGGCACGGAAAGATCATCTGGTTCAAGGCGGATGGCAAAGTCAGGAGACGGTAGGTTGCCGTCTTTAGAGGCCACAGTGATGCGTAAATCCACCGCATCGCTGACCGTTCCAGAGCGCGCTTCTAGCCTCACGGAGTAAGTACCTGTCGGTGCACTAGAAAGGACAACCAGGGTGAGGGTGGTCTGCAAAACCCCGCCGGAGGAAAGCTGCACAGAGTTGGGTGTGAGGGCAACGCCCAGGGGAGCATCTCTCAGAATGAGAAAAACTTCTCCACTAAAGCCATTTTTGGGAGCAATGGCTAGCACCAGTTGACGGCTCTCCCCTTGAGGTATGACCAACGAGGTGGGATTGACCGAAATGGAAAAGCTAGGGGAGGATGCTGGAGAAGACTGGGTGCAGGCTGCCAGGAGGGAAGCTAGTGTGAGCGCAAAAGCACACCTCCACAAAGCGTGTGTGTGTAAACCCCGGCTGATAGACATATCCCCACTTTAAGGCTAATCTGGACTCCCCCCTAAAGTCAACCCAGCCTCTAGCAGTGGAGTAGCGTTACTCAAAACTTGCACTTATCCATTCCCTCTCAACCCTATGCAACCGGGGCACTTGAAAAGGGCTGCGGGTTTCCCGTCTGATGACGGGTGCCATGCCCACAGCCCAGTACCTACTCTCGGCCATCCTAGCCCTTCTGCCAAGCCCCCACCTCCAGGAGTCCCTCAAAGCCCTCCTCCTCCTGCTTTTGCAGGGCCACGGCAAAGCCAGACCCCAGCACAGCCAGACCAAGTCCGCCTCCGCCCTCTCCCGCTTCTTCAACCGGTATGCCTGGCCCACCCGCACCCTCATCCGCCTCGCCCGAAGGGAGGCGGAAAGGGCCCTGGACCGCGCCAGGCCCAGACGGGGTCCCAAGCCCAGGCTCCTGGTGGTCCTGGACCTGGTCACCCTGGAGAAGCGGGGCCTCTTCAGGGCCCTGCCTCTCTCCTTCTTCCACGGCAAGTGGGGCCTCCACCTGGGGGTGGTCTACCTGGTCCACGGCGAGCTCCGCATCCCCTGGAGCTACCGCGTATGGCGGGGCAAGGGGGAAAAGAGCCTCTCCCTCCTGGCCCTCAGGCTCTTAGCCTCCCTGCCCCCTTGGATGCGGAAGGCCTTCCGGGTGCGGGTGGTGGCCGATACCGCATTCGGCACCATCCGGTTTTTGCGGGGGGTCAGGGAGCTGGGATTGGAGGCGGTGGTAGGGATGCGGCGGGACCGGAGGCTCTGGGGAGGGGAGAGGCTTGCGGACCTCAGACGCCAGGGGAGTCGGGTCCACCTGCGGGGGGTTTCTTTCCCCCTTTGGGCCTTCCGCTACCGCTACCCTCTGCCCGGTGGGGGATGGGAGTGGCGGTATGGGGTGGCTACCTTTCCCGCCAGCCCGCGCACCCTGCTGGTGTGGGGGAGGCGGCGGTTTAGCATCGAGCACTTCTTCAAGGCCATGAAAAGCGAGTTCTCCCTGGGTCAGTTTGGGCAGCGGACGGCTTTGGGGGTGCACCGTTTTCTGGTGCTTTCCCTCCTGGCCTACCTGCTGGCTCATTTCCAAAAGTTCTGGGGAGGGCTCTCTGGGCTCTCTACCCCTATCCCTCTGTACCCCTCGGCGGAAGTCCAATAGGGGCAGTTGTGTCTCAGGCGGGGGCAAAAGAAGGTGGGCCAGCCCGAGATAGAGCTTCTCGGCCAGTTTGAGAGCTTGAGGATAGCTAGGAAATTCCTCCCCAGAAAGCCACTTCTCAACCCTTTCTGCCTTCACCCCAAGAGCCTGGGCTAGATCAGAAACCTTTAGGCCCGCTCTCCGCATAGCCCAATCCAAGGTTTCCCGCTGGATAGGTATCTCGACTGGCATCTTCCTAAAGAAGTAGGACTGTTTATCCCCCAGCCTTGGGTCGTGTCAAGAGTTATGTGTAAGAGTCTGTGTACGGGGGGCATACCGCTCCTGAAGCATCTTCTCCAGCACCTCCTTCACCTCCGAGAACCCCTTTAGTTTCCGTTCTGCCCACCTCCCTTCCTGCCTCTCCGACTCCAGGTAAAGAAGCTTGTACACCGCCTCTTCCTTAGGAAACTTGTGGTCCCGCACCTTCGTCCCCCGCCGCACTTCCCGGATAAACCGCTCCATCAGGTTGGTGCTCCGCAGGTACGGCCAAAGCACCTTGGGGTACCCGTAGAACCGCAGGAAGGCCCCCGAATCCTGTACCCAAAGCCCCACCACCCCCGGGTACCGCGAACCCCAGGCGGCCTTCACCTCCTCCAAGGCCCCAAGAGCTTCTTCCCGGCTCTCCGCCCCGTACACCCGCCTCAGGTCCTCCGCCAGCAGGCCCCGGTCCCGCGCCCGCACCTGGGACAGGCTCCACCGCACCCCGTGCACCACGCACCGCTGCCATTCCGCCTGAGGGTAGACCCTGCGGATCGCTTCAGGAAGCCCGGGCAGCCCGTCGGTGATGAAGAGCAATACCCGCCGCAGGCCCCGCTGCCAAAGCTCCCCCAGGACCCCCTCCCATCCCAGGGCGCTCTCCGTGGGCAACAGCCAAAACCCCAGGACCCGCCTCTCCCCATTAGGGGCGATGCCCAGGGCCACATACACGCTTTCCCGTACGATCCCTTCTCCTTCCCTGAAGACCTTTAGGGAAAGCCCGTCCAGGTAGACGAAGGCCATCTCCTCGGGCAAAGGCCGGGTGCGGAAGGCTCCTGCCGCCTCCAGGACCTCGTCCGTCAGGGCGCTCAGGGTCTCGTGGGAGTAGCGGTGGCCTAAGAGCAGGCTCAGTATCTCGGCCGCCTTGCGCTGACTGACCCCGGCGGCGTAAAGGGCTACCGCCACTTCCCCCACGTCCACCAGGCGGCGGACGTAGGGCTTAAGGAAAGCCGGGTAATACCGAGATTCCCGATCCCTAGGGACCTTCAGGTCCACCTGGCCGAAGGTGGTCTCCAGCTTGCGGGGGTAGTAGCCGTTCCTGCGGCCTCCGTGCACCTGCAAGAAGGCCGTCCGGTCCAGCTCCAGAACCGTCTGCAGAACCTCGGCTACTGTCTCCCGCACCGCTTCCCTCAGCAAGATCCGCAAGGTATCCTGGTCCACGGGGCACCTCCTCGTGCTAAGGTGTGCCCCCCTATTAAACACGGACCCTTACACATAAATCCTTACACGACCAGCCTTGAGCCGCCCTACGCGCCCCTCAACTTTGCCAGGTTCTCGAAGAGAAGATCCCTATTAACAAAGCTCGAGAACCCTCTGGGAGTAGAGGGTGTGCCCCGGCCTTTGTTCATGCTCAGCATAGCGTGAATGTGGGCGCCGCACAAGCCCCTTAAGCCTCCACGAAAATCCAGGCAGAGCTTGCTGAAGCCCGAGATCCATCCTGGTGTTCAGCTACCCAGCCAGAACCCAGGGTAGCGCCCAGCCTTGGGAAGAGGGGTTACGCTAGGGGAAGGCCATGGAGCCATTGGCGTCACCTCTCCCCCTACCCGAGACCGAGCTACAGGCCCTCTGCCGCCGCTATCGGGTGAAGCGGCTTTCCCTCTTCAGTTCGGCGGCCAGGGGGGAGCTTGGGCCCCAAAGCGACGTGGACCTCCTGGTAGAGTTTGAACCCGTCTAGTGGAGTTTGAACTCGAGGCCGCCGTGGGCTTCCTGACCCTGGCCCGGATGGCACGGGAGCTGTCCGAGCTCTTGGGCCGTCCCGTGGGCCTGGTCCCGCGGAGCGGCTTGAAACCCATCCTCCGTGATAGGGTACTAGGCGAAGCTAGCCTTGGCAACCCTGTTCCTGAGTTAAACTAAGCCTCATGAAGGCGAGTAGGGCCGCCCAAAACCACTCCCCTCTCCTGGCCCCAGACCCTAGGGACCGCCCCCTCTACTCTCTTCGAGAAGCAGCCCGTTATCTGGGTCTATCGGAGTCTACCCTACGCTCCTGGATCAGGGGCCGGACCTATCCGAAGGCGGGAGGACAGGAAAGGTCCCTGCCCCTAATAGAGACACCCGGCAACGGGTCGCAGCTCTCCTTCTTCAACCTTGTGGAGGCCAATGTCCTGGCAGCCCTGCGCCAGATCCACCGGATCCCCATGCAACGTATCCGCAGGATGATTGACTACGCCAAGGAAGCCTTGGGGAAACCTAGGCCTCTCCTCCTGGACTTGGAAGCAGGGTTGGGTGACGTTTTTTTGAGGCAAGGGAAAGAGCTTCTGGCCCTGACCCGGGCTGGGCAGTTGGCCTTGCAGGAGGTGTTGGAAAGCTACCTTTCCCGTGTGGACAGGGACGAACAGGGCATCCCCCTGCGCTTCCACCCCGCTGTTGGGACCCGGCTACGGGGCGAGAAGGTAGTTCTGGACCCAAGGGTAGCCTTTGGAGCCCCTACCGTACGTGGGGTGAAGACCTCGGTCATTGCCCTGCGCTTCAACGCCGGAGAAGGTTTGGAGGAGATCGCAGAGGATTACGGTCTGGGGAAGGAAGAGGTGAGGGAGGCGTTGGTATTTGAGGGCATGGGTGCAGATACCTACGCGGCATGAACCCCGAAGCAGCCCCTGGCCAACCGATTTTCTTTTGCGACCGCAACCTAGGCAAGGGATTTCCCCAGCGTTTACGAGAGCTAGGGCTTGAGATCAAGGCCCATGATGAGCTTTTTTCTCCCGACACTCCCGATGAGGAGTGGATTCCTCAGGTCAGCGCTCAAGGATGGGTGATCCTCACCCTTGATGCCCAACTCCGCTACCGTCCAGTGGAAAGGACTATCCTTCGCTCATTCGGCGCCAGGGTTATCCTCTTCACTCAGCCCAAGCAACCGGAACGTGGCTGGCTTCTGCTCCTAGCAGAGGAGTTTGCCCAAGCCCAGGGAAAGGTCACTCGTTTCCTAGAGCAAACCTCTGCGCCCTTTGTGATCCGCTTCAGTGTAGACCCAAAAAAGCGAGGGAGCAGGAGGTACCAACTCTTTCCTTTGAAGCTCGGATCCGACACCTAATCTCAGGATGAGGTACGAAGAACCGAATTGGGATGGCGGGGGTGAAATTTGGAGCCCCACAGCATGCGATTGCTTCTTAGCACCTTGGAAACCTTGCCCGTGGCTGTGAACTGCGTTGAACAGTCTCCGTTAGTTTCCGGATATAGGCCAGCCCTAGCCATCAAGGAGGTGCCTCATGCTTGTCTTCGCGGATTCTCCAACTGACCTCAGCACAACTGGGAGAGGAGAGGGAGAGGTCAGGGACATACATCCTCAACTGCCGTAGAAACTGCCGTAAAAACCCTCCCCGCCTTGCTTCCAAGGCGGGGAGTTTTGGCTTTGCATCGTGGTGGGCGATGGTGGACTTGAACCACCGACCTCACGCTTATCAGGCGTGCGCTCTGACCAGCTGAGCTAATCGCCCCCGCACGCAAAGATTAGCTTAGCTAGAGGCGGGCTTTCCGTCAAGAGACCCTCTAAGCCTCCTCCCCCCTTGACAGGGGTCTTTAGGTCTGGTAGTTTTTTCTTTGCGCTGCCTGGGAGGCGGCGGGGGATCTTGAAAGCTGGGGTGGCGAGTGATGCGGTTGTGAGCCGTACGGCAGTGCGGCTCTGTAGGGTCAAGATGCTAAGGGCCCACGGTGGATGCCTTGGCACCCGAGCCGATGAAGGACGTGGCTACCTGCGATAAGCCAGGGGGAGCCGGTAGCGGGCATAGATCCCTGGATGTCCGAATGGGGGAACCCGGCCTGTGGGAACACAGGTCACCGCCGTTTGGCGGGGGGAACCTGGGGAACTGAAACATCTCAGTACCCAGAGGAGAGGAAAGCGAAAGCGACTCCCTGAGTAGCGGCGAGCGAAAGGGGAAGAGCCTAAACCGTCCGGCTTGTCCGGGCGGGGTTGTGGGGCCCTCGGATACCGAATCCCTGGTCTAGCCGAAGCTGCTGGGAAGCAGCGCCAGAGAAGGTGAAAGCCCTGTAGGCGAAAGGCTTAAGGGATAGGTGAGGGTACCCGAGTACCCTGTGGTTCGTGGAGCCATGGGGGAATCTGGGCGGACCACCGCCTAAGGCTAAGTACTCCGGGTGACCGATAGTGAACCAGTACCGTGAGGGAAAGGTGAAAAGAACCCCGGGAGGGGAGTGAAATAGAGCCTGAAACCGTGGGCTTACAAGCAGTCGCGGCCCCTTTGCGGGTTGCGGCGTGCCTATTGAAGCATGAGCCGGCGACTCACGGTCGTGGGCGAGCTTAAGCCGAGGAGGCGGAGGCGTAGGGAAACCGAGTCCGAAAAGGGCGGAGGCGGGCCGCGTGCGGCCCGCGCAGTCCGCGGCCGTGGACCCGAAACCGGGTGAGCTAGCCCTGGCCAGGGTGAAGCTGGGGTGAAACCCAGTGGAGGCCCGAACCGGTGGGGGATGCAAACCCCTCGGATGAGCTGGGGTTAGGAGTGAAAAGCTAACCGAACCCGGAGATAGCTGGTTCTCCCCGAAATGACTTTAGGGTCAGCCTCAGGTGCTGACTGGGGCCTGTAGAGCACTGATAGGGCTAGGGGGCCCACCAGCCTACCAAACCCTGTCAAACTCCGAAGGGTCCCAGGTGGAGCCTGGGAGTGAGGGCGCGAGCGATAACGTCCGCGTCCAAGCGCGGGAACAACCGAGACCGCCAGCTAAGGTCCCGAAGTCTGGGCTAAGTGGGAAAGGATGTGGCGTCGCTGAGACAGCCAGGAGGTTGGCTTAGAAGCAGCCATCCTTTAAAGAGTGCGTAATAGCTCACTGGTCGAGTGACGCTGCGCCGAAAATGATCGGGGCTTAAGCCCAGCGCCGAAGCTGCGGGTCTGGGGGGCAACCCTCAGGCGGTAGGGGAGCGTTCCCGATGCCGATGAAGGCCGACCCGCGAGGGCGGCTGGAGGTAAGGGAAGTGCGAATGCCGGCATGAGTAACGATAAACAGGGTGAGAATCCCTGTCGCCGTAAGCCCAAGGGTTCCTACGCAATGGTCGTCAGCGTAGGGTTAGGCGGGACCTAAGGTGAGGCCGAGAGGCGTAGCCGAAGGGCAGCCGGTTAATATTCCGGCCCTTCCCGTGGGTGCGATGGGGGGACGCTCTAGGCTAGGGGGACCGGAGCCATGGCTGAGCCCGGCCAGAAGCGCAGGGTGGGAGGTAGGCAAATCCGCTTCCCAGAAGCTCTGCGTGGTGGGGAAGCCCGTAAGGGTGACAACCCTCCGAAGCCAGGGAGCCAAGAAAAGCCTCTAAGCACAACCCACGGGAACCCGTACCGGAAACCGACACAGGTGGGCGGGTGCGAGAGCACTAAGGCGCGCGGGAGAACCCTCGCCAAGGAACTCTGCAAGTTAGCCCCGTAACTTCGGGAGAAGGGGTGCTCTTCGGGGCGTCCTTTGGGCGCCCTAGGGGAGCCGCAGTGAACAGGCTCTGGCGACTGTTTACCAAAAACACAGCTCTCTGCGAACTCGTAAGAGGAGGTATAGGGAGCGACGCTTGCCCGGTGCCGGAAGGTCAAGGGGAGGGGTGCAAGCCCTGAACCGAAGCCCCGGTGAACGGCGGCCGTAACTATAACGGTCCTAAGGTAGCGAAATTCCTTGTCGGGTAAGTTCCGACCTGCACGAAAAGCGTAACGACCGGAGCGCTGTCTCGGCGAGGGACCCGGTGAAATTGAACTGGCCGTGAAGATGCGGCCTACCCGTGGCAGGACGAAAAGACCCCGTGGAGCTTTACTGCAGCCTGGTGTTGGCTCTTGGTCGCGTCTGCGTAGGATAGGTGGGAGCCTGTGAAGCCGCCCTTTCGGGGGCGGTGGAGGCGCCGGTGAAATACCACCCTGATGCGGCTGGGGGCCTAACCCAAGGGATTGGGGACAGCGCTTGGCGGGCAGTTTGACTGGGGCGGTCGCCTCCTAAAGGGTAACGGAGGCGCCCAAAGGTTCCCTCAGGCGGGACGGAAATCCGCCGGAGAGCGCAAGGGTAGAAGGGAGCCTGACTGTGAGGCCTGCAAGCCGAGCAGGGGCGAAAGCCGGG encodes:
- a CDS encoding class I SAM-dependent rRNA methyltransferase; its protein translation is MLRLVVRPGKERKLKNFYPNLYRDEILEAPGEAGVAEAVTEDGEVLAVGYFDPHSRVPFRAYRFDRGPLDRRFFLGRFQRALRKREGLGPNHRLVHGEADGLPGLVVDRFGGVLVLQVRTRGMEALREVWLPPLLEAVNPQGVYERSDVEARRQEGLPERVGVVFGEVPEVLEVEEDGLTFPIPLALAQKTGFYLDQRENRRLLEAMVRPGERVLDVFSYVGGFALRAARKGAYALAVDKDLEALAVLDRAALRAGLRVDIRQGEALAVLKGLEGPFHYVLLDPPTLVKRPEELPPMKRHLVDLVREGLRLLAPGGYLWLSACSYYLKVEDLLEVARRAAADRGARLRVHALTHQPQDHPWSLHVPESLYLKTLILQEDAL
- the sppA gene encoding signal peptide peptidase SppA; amino-acid sequence: MNRKRWLALFLFLLVVALALVGVGRLTRPQEGEAVWRETPVYGQGERVLLLELSGSIPTGKALEDLLSQIRQAQKDPGIKAAVLHVESPGGGVTETEALHRALKALAQAKPLVAAFGSVAASGGYYVALAAREIVTPPTALTGSIGVISVIPEVEGLLEKLGIRVEVLKEGKLKDMASGLKPLTPEERTVLQGYMREAYELFLRRVAEGRNLPLEKVRTLADGRIYSGKQAVALGLADREGYLEDAASRAAELAGLKTFRLVRYRKPKGLLEGLLGDSLPLSLAGGETQALWGLLERSRFRLEYRYPGGGLW
- a CDS encoding RDD family protein → MVIASPWRRLAASLMDGLILVPLSLFLLALAGIPPLEGAPGFWDDLLFNWLPSWAYYTAFTALYGATPGKMLLGLRVVRTDGQPMDWTTALMREVVGKTLSTLPLLLGYLWAFFHPRRQAWHDLIADTLVVRLGQENA
- a CDS encoding transposase, giving the protein MPTAQYLLSAILALLPSPHLQESLKALLLLLLQGHGKARPQHSQTKSASALSRFFNRYAWPTRTLIRLARREAERALDRARPRRGPKPRLLVVLDLVTLEKRGLFRALPLSFFHGKWGLHLGVVYLVHGELRIPWSYRVWRGKGEKSLSLLALRLLASLPPWMRKAFRVRVVADTAFGTIRFLRGVRELGLEAVVGMRRDRRLWGGERLADLRRQGSRVHLRGVSFPLWAFRYRYPLPGGGWEWRYGVATFPASPRTLLVWGRRRFSIEHFFKAMKSEFSLGQFGQRTALGVHRFLVLSLLAYLLAHFQKFWGGLSGLSTPIPLYPSAEVQ
- a CDS encoding IS256-like element ISTth4 family transposase: MFNRGAHLSTRRCPVDQDTLRILLREAVRETVAEVLQTVLELDRTAFLQVHGGRRNGYYPRKLETTFGQVDLKVPRDRESRYYPAFLKPYVRRLVDVGEVAVALYAAGVSQRKAAEILSLLLGHRYSHETLSALTDEVLEAAGAFRTRPLPEEMAFVYLDGLSLKVFREGEGIVRESVYVALGIAPNGERRVLGFWLLPTESALGWEGVLGELWQRGLRRVLLFITDGLPGLPEAIRRVYPQAEWQRCVVHGVRWSLSQVRARDRGLLAEDLRRVYGAESREEALGALEEVKAAWGSRYPGVVGLWVQDSGAFLRFYGYPKVLWPYLRSTNLMERFIREVRRGTKVRDHKFPKEEAVYKLLYLESERQEGRWAERKLKGFSEVKEVLEKMLQERYAPRTQTLTHNS
- a CDS encoding nucleotidyltransferase family protein, with amino-acid sequence MEPLASPLPLPETELQALCRRYRVKRLSLFSSAARGELGPQSDVDLLVEFEPV
- a CDS encoding DUF433 domain-containing protein translates to MKASRAAQNHSPLLAPDPRDRPLYSLREAARYLGLSESTLRSWIRGRTYPKAGGQERSLPLIETPGNGSQLSFFNLVEANVLAALRQIHRIPMQRIRRMIDYAKEALGKPRPLLLDLEAGLGDVFLRQGKELLALTRAGQLALQEVLESYLSRVDRDEQGIPLRFHPAVGTRLRGEKVVLDPRVAFGAPTVRGVKTSVIALRFNAGEGLEEIAEDYGLGKEEVREALVFEGMGADTYAA